The DNA region ACAGCTATCGGAGCGCCCTTGTGGAAATCAAACGGCATGCGTTGGATGAACAGGACACACGGGACATGCTGGTGCAGGCAGCGAAGGAGTACGACGGATGATTGCTCGATCCGATGTGGTCTGGTTCAAGAGCAGTAGATCAGCGCAGCAGGATGCTTGCGTAGAAGCCGCACACCTCGGGGGAGGCGGTGTGGGCGTACGGGACTCGAAGTTGGGCGAATCGAGCCCGGTGTTGGTTTTCGATGGGCCGACCTGGGATCGTTTCACCCGCGCCGTGATAGCGGGCAGGTTCGATCGGCCCTAGCCGCCGGCTCGTAGGGCTGAGTCGACGAAGGTTGGGTCGAAGTTGCTGTCTCGGCCCCAAACCTGGTGTGCCAAACTAAGTTTGACGATTAGATTCTTGACCAAGGCGGCTTCTTGGTCCGGGGATCGGCTGCCTTCAATCAGAACTTTGGAGTAACGGACTGCGTCGACGATGACGGACTTGATCCGTTCGTGGTTCAGGTAGGTCTGGAGATCCGACTCCCAGCCATGGGTCGATGCCGCGGGCTCAGCGGTCGCCCACTGCTCCAGGAAGCACGCCTGCTCGTCCGAGTGGTAGCCCATCTTGTGCAGGTGGGAAGCCACGTCGTAGAGCGGGTCGCCGTACAGGGCCAGTTCCCAGTCGAGGAAGACGACTTCCCGACCGTCGCGGATGATCATGTTCTTGCGGTGGACGTCGGCGTGAAGCAGTCGGAATGGTCGGGGTTCGAGTGTGCGCCAGCCTGTCTCGATGGTGGCGAAGGGGTCGGGTGGGATTTCGAGGTCTTGGTAGAGCCTGCCGTAGCGGTCGCGGTTGTCGCGGAATACTCGGCGGGTCACGTCCGAGAGTCGGCTCGCGAAGGCGAAGGGATCGTCGGACAGGTCCGACTGGTGTGACTGCGGCAGCAGTGCGCGCGGGATCAGGCGGAGATCGCCGAAGAGCCGGGCGACTTCTCGGGGGACGAAGGGCGGTACGGCTTGGCCGCGCGGTGCGATGTGGTCGAGTAGCTCGCCCTCGATGTGGTCTTGGATCTGGTAGGTCGGATCCGTGGACTCCCAGCGGACTCGGGGCGCCGCGGTGACGAAAGGTTCTATGGCGCGCAGGATTTCGACCTCGGGCCACACGTGCAGGTCCATCATGTCCGCGCCGGCGACCGGGATTCGGACGTTGACCGGGCCGGAAGGAGAATCAATTCGTACATTGTGGTTGTAATATCCGGCCGCGGCATCGGTTCGGGTGATGGCTTCGCGGTAGTAGGTGGCGGGATCCATGCCGAGGACCTTCGCGAAGATGACCTGGGCCGCGTGGTCGAGGTCCTGGTCGGGCGTCGGGGGTTGGATTCGGGTGACTGCTCGCGCCGCGGCCAGAGACACTGCGGGATCGGACCATCCGAACAAGGCGAGCACGGTTCGGGCGAGCAGGACAAGTGCCGGGTAGACATTGGCCGCTTCGAGTTCGGAGACGGCCCAGCGAGCCCCGGTGACGGCCGCTGCTCGGTCGCCGCGGCGTGCGTGCAGGCCGGCGCGGAACAGTTCGGCTCGGGCCCGGCCGGAGCGGTATCCCGCGCGGTCGAGTGTTTCGCAGGCGTCGGCGAATGCGCGGTCGGCGGCTTCGAGATCGGCGAGCGCCAGGTAGGCGATCCCGAGGGCGGTGTGTACCTTTCCGAGTTCGTGGAGGGCGCCGAGGTCGCGTTGGATTGCTATGGCGTCGGCCGCGGCGGCGATGCCGGCGGCGGGGTCCGTCAGGGCCAGCAGTTCGGCGCGGTTGGTTGCGATGTTCGACTGTCCGACAATGCTTTCCGCTGCCTCGTAGTGGGTATCGGCGTCGGCCAGATAGCGCGCGGCTGAATCGGTGTCGAAGGACATTCGGTAGATGAGGTGCCGCAATCGGGCTATGTCGCCGAGGAATTCGCGGTCGTCGACATCGGCGAGTTCATCGAGCTGGTCGCAGAGCTCGAGGGCCTGAGCGAATCGGCCTTGGCACATGTGGAGGTCGGCGGCCCACAATCCGGCATCCAGCCGCACCTGACCAGACCCTGCCGACCACAGCGTTGTGTAGATGTCCAGGGCGTCGTCGGTGTGGCCGAGGATGCGGCGGGCATTGGCCGCGGCCAGCGTCAAACGCTCGGCGACCGGTCCGGTGGACTCGGTGGCGATCGCGGCGGTCAGTTCGTCGGCTCGATTCGCATCCCGAGGAGGATCGCGCCCTCGGCGGCCAAACATTGTGTCAGTTCACGAAATTCAGTGGTGTCGGGTCTGTTGCCGTCAGCGAGATACTCGTTCAGATCGACGAGGACGGCGTCGATCCCTTGTTTACCGCCCGCGGCCGCGATGCGGTCCACGTAGTCGAGCAGCGCGACAGCCGTCAACGTTCCGGCGCGCACCCCGTGGTAGCAGGCTTCGCGCAGTGCGGCGACCCGGTCCGATCCGGATTCTGCTCGGTCCCGCCAGAGGCTGTGCAGCACATCATGAAGCGTAACGGCCACGTCGGCATCGAGGCGCCGGCGCAACGCGGTCACCATGAGCTGATGCAGCTGAAAGCGGCTCGCAACGCTGTCCTGCTCGGCGGAGTGGACGAACGAGTAGCTGATCAGGGACTTCCAGGCCGGAACGTGTGCGGGGAGCCGGAAAACGGACGCGACGGCGGTGAAGATCTCGTAGTCGAATACGCGCGGGAGCCCCAGCAACTCGAGGGTCCGGATCTCGTCGGGCCCGACATGCTGGAGGAATCGCTCCAGGATCGCTTCAGGAGAGACGAGATCAGGCGAAATGCCGACGTATGCCCGGGCATCGATCGCCAGATGGAGGTAGAAGGGGACACCTTCGCTCGCGGTGGCGATCGCGTCGCGCTCATGTGGGTCATGGACGCCGGATGCGTCCAGCAGACGGTCGCGGTCAGCCATCGTCAGGTCATTGATCGCCACCGTTTCGATGCGGTCGTTCCATTCGCGATCATGCCGCTCCCAGCCGAGCGGCTCGCGACTGGCGATCACCACCAGTCCCTTGTCCAACTGCGCCACGACGTCTCGAAGCCAGGCGTCCGAGACAGTCGTGCGGCCGATCCGGTCGATTCTGCCGACCAGCGCCTCGTACGCGTCGAAGAACGCGACGTACGGTGGCTGCTCGGTGGTGCCCTCGGCGAGGTCGGCGGCGAACAGGTACGAAACCGCCGCTTCCAACTGACTCAGTGTGAGTTTGTCGAGCTCCTGAAGAACCTGATCATGGCGAATGCGGTACGACCGCTTGGCCTTTCGCGTACCGAGCTCCACCAGGCGTGCCGCGGTGCCGAAGACCGGTATCCCGGTTGCGTCATTGAGGATCTCGGTGAGAACCTCGCTGTTCTCAGCGAAAGCCATCGACTCGAAGCTCACCCGCAGGTGTGGGTGCAGCCGCTGCCACAACACCGTGTAGGCGATGTCGAAGCGGTGGAACTTGATCTTGCGGGAACCGAACTGGGATCGCAACACCGCCAACGCCTCGACCGACTGCCGGTGGCTGGGCACCTGGAAATCGAGTGTGGCGGTTGGATGTTCATCAGCCCGCGAGCGCAACTCAGCGAGGAGACGCGACTTGCCGATCCCGCCGACTCCCGTGAGCAGCAGAACTTTGGGCGTGTTCGAGGCGTTGGCCAGCAACTGGTCGAAGTGAGCAATCGCGGTGTGCGCGATTCACGAACGGCCGGTCGACTGCGCCCGGTCGATAGCGTGCGATTAGTGCCATTGAGCCAGCCCCCTCAGCCTTTGCGCGTTGCAATTGTCGCCGATGGGCGCCTCGAGAGAGTGGGCCTTCGGTATTTCACACGCGCCAATTTGTGGCTAACAAACCAACCAATCGGAACTTGCGGCTAGCAGAGGAATTGCGTCAACCTGGGGGAGCGCCGTTCGTTCGGGCGGATGTCGTCGCAAGGGGATGGGGGTATCGCGATGGCACGTGCAACGGGTCATGACAGAGAAGTACGACGGGTGCAGGCGGAGAAGGCGCTAGCCGCAGTCGGTCCATTGTCGACGCGGGCGCGCAACGTGTTGTCCGGGATGCTGGCGGAGGGTCGGCGAGGGTGGCACCTACTCGTTCGAGATTCACAACCGCTGGCGTCGCGAGGCGCTGATGCGTTTCTGATCGGGACCGGCGGGGTCTTCGGGCTCGTCTTCGATGATGTGGTGCCGGAGACGCCAACCGCCCGCGGCATCGAGGCGCACGCCGAGCAGCTTTTTGCTGACTTGCCGGTGGGAAACCATCGCAATGTGTTCGTTCCCGAGACGATCGAACTCGTATTGGTCGTTGCGCCACACGGCCGGCTGCGGGCTGCCGATGGCCTCCGCCGCGTGACCGAGCTCGACTACCGGTCGCTCTTCGGCAGTGAGGCACGACTAGATCGTGGCGTCGCCGGCAGGATTGCGGAACTCGTCGCCGCGCGGCGCCACGGTTACACGCTGTTGTCACTGGATCGACCGCAGGCTCAGGTTGACTCGGGCGAAGTGGGATTGATCGGCACCGAACATCTGGTCGAGGGGGACCGGGTGCGGGCACTCGCGAAGCCGTTCCCGACCTGGATGACGTTCCTCGACCCCGACCAGCGGGCACTGGTAGCGAAGAACTACAACGGCCCGGCCAGGATCGCAGGACCTGCGGGCAGCGGCAAGACGGTGGTCGCGCTGCATCGGATGGCCCGTCGGGCGCGGAGAACTACCGGAAAGCTGTTGTTCACCACGTTCGTTCGCAACTTGCCGCGTTGCCAGGAACAGGGTTTCGCGCAGTTGGCGCCTGGCGCGATGCACCGGACAGAGTTCAAGAACCTACATTCGTGGGCGCGTGAGTTTCTCGACCAACGTGGAGAGCCGTCGGAGATGAAACTCGTCCAGGCTGACAACGCCTTCAATCTCGCCTGGTCGCGGGTAGGGAGCCGCGGATTGCTCGCGGAAATCGAACCTGACAACCGCTACTGGCGGGAGGAGATCGATCGCCTGATCAAAGGACGCGGTATCCATGACTTCGATGAATACGCCGGGTTGGATCGTCGTGGGCGGAACGGCCGACTGGTTCGATCGGCTCGAAACGCTGTGTGGGATCTGCTCACTGAGTACGAGCAGATTCGCCGCCGCCGGCCCTTCCTCGACTCCAATGATCTCATCGCAGACGCGTTGATCGAGCTGGAAAAGAACCCGCTCGAAGAGCTCTATGACATGGTCGTCGTAGATGAGGTCCAAGACATGTCGGTCCTCGGGCTGCGGCTCGTCCATGCCCTCACCGGGGATGCGCCAAACGCGCTGCTACTGGTGGGCGACGGACAGCAGAAGATATACGCGGGTGGATGGAGGCTGTCGGATGCGGGAATCCCGATCGTTGGGCGCGGCGAGGTGCTTCGAGTCAACTACCGAAACTGCGAAGCCGTACTCGCGCTGGCTGCTTCGCTCGAGGGAAAGACCAGAGTTGACAATCTCGACGGTGACGCTGGTACTGCCCTGAGTCGTTCCGGCGGTGCCCTGCCTGGTGGGACAGCTGAAAGATGGAGCGGCAGCGACTCCGATGTCGAGGAACAGGTACGCATCCAGTTGGACAGGATTACGGTACAGGGGATTCCTTTATCTGCGACGGCCCTGCTCACGTTGACAAACTACGATGCTGACCGATTTCGGGCAGCCCTGCGTCGGTGGCAAGTACCCTTCCGGAACCTCGAGGACTACACCGGTGCCGACGAGGACATGATCAAGATCGGCACCGTGTACCGCGCCAAGGGGCTCGACTTCCGTGCAGTCTTGCATCCATTCTTCGAGAAGGCTCTTCCCGCGGAACCGCTCACTGACGCGGAGCGTGACCGTGCCGAGTTGGTAATCAATCAGCGATTCGTCGCCGTCACCAGGGCACGCGAGTACGTCTGGTTGGGGACTGTCGAGAGATGAGGTGGTTGCGGACCTCACGCTGTTCTGCTATCGATGGGGCGGCCACTTCAGGCACGCGAATAATGAATACTTGGTTGGTTGTATTGTCAAGTTATGCAACATAATTCATCTATCGCGTCGAGGGCGGCGTAGTAGTCGACCGCCACCAGTAACTATGATGGGCTTCGAGCAAGTCATCGAGCCCGATGCCGCCCGAGCTGGCCGCATCGACCATCGCGATGAGGACGGACCACCGTCCCGGGCATTGCTGAACAGACTGACCGCGGAACCACATGCCGCCGCGGCGGCCACGCTCGAACAGACGTGGTTCGGAGCAAGCGACGTCACATGGAAGAAGCGGGCCGATCGTTCTTCTCTCCGGTCATTTGTGCCCTGCTGCTGTGCCCTGCGAGCAGTAAATTGGATTGATGGCAAATGTTTCGGAACTACCCGCACCGGAACGACGTCGGCTGGCCCAGCACACGCTGGACTCGCTGACGGACCGGGCGGGGCATACGTTGACGCGGGTGCGGTGCGGTTGTGGTCACCATGTTGCGGCGGTGTTCGATACGCCGGCCGGCCCGGTGTATCAGTCGGCGACCGGGGGGCGCGCGCATGGGTCGCGTGATTTCGTCGATGCTGCGCACGGCGCTCATGGGCATGGCACCCGGTTTGCGGATCTGCTCGCCGGTGATGGCTTTGTCGATGACGCGTTGCCGGCTTCCTGCGAATGCGGGCCGCACACACTGTCGCGGGTCCGACTCCAGCAGGCCGTCACGAACCACGAGCATAAGATTCAACTGCCCTGATCAGCCATCACAACGATCCCGCCGCCCGCCCGTGGAAGCGGCGGTTCCCCGGGTGTGCCATGCGCTCGGGTGGCTCAGTTCGAGCTCAGGGCGGAGTTGAGCGTGTAGGTGCCGACGAGGTCGGCTTGTCCCAGGACGTGGCCGGCCATCGCTTCGCGCAGCCGTTTGCCGTTCACTGCCTGTCGCAGCGGCAGCCGTTCGACATCCAGGGCGCTGACGGTGAACACGTAGTGATGGATGCGCTGGTCGTTCCAGGGCGGGCAGGGGCCGTCGTAGCCGTAATGATCGTTTCCCGCACTGCTGAAGTCGTTGAGGCCGTACCGCGCGTTATGGGGTGCGGCCGGACCCGACCTGCCGTGTGTGGTCTGGAGGCTGCCTGCGGTGATCTGTCGCACGTCGGCTGGGATATCGAACAACACCAAATGGTAGAAGTCGGTGCGCGGCAATTCCTCCGGCACAGTTCGCCCTTCGATGTTCACGTCCGAGCCGGTGTGGGGTACGTCGGGGTCGCAGCACACGACCGCGAACGATCGTGTTCCCGCCGGCACCTCATCCCACGCCAGATGCGGGTTGCTATTGGCGCCCGCCCGGACATGGTGCACGGCATCCGGCACCCCGTAGGCGAACGCGCCCGGAATGCGCGCATTATCGTCGAATGAATCACTTCGGACCTTCATAACGATGCCTCCTTGCCCAGAAGCGAAGGCGATCGGAGCGGTATCCCCACCACTACAATTGCCATTACGAGCCATGAGATAAACGATGACGCAGACGAGCAGTCCACGGCAACAGAGTCCCGTCACCGTGCTGCTGGGCGGTGATGTGATGCTCGGTCGCGGCGTCGACCAGATCCAGGCGCATCCAGGTGATCCGCTGTTGTACGAACCGTGGGTCGATGACGCTCGCCGCTACGTCGAGTTGGCGGAGAAGGCGAACGGGCCGATACCGTACCCGGTCGACTTCGAGTGGCTGTGGGGCGACGTCGGGCCGATGCTCGACCAATTGGCACCCGAGGTCCGGCTGATAAACCTCGAAACCTCGATTACCACCGACGGCGTATTCGCGCCCGCCAAGGGCATCCATTATCGGATGAACCCCGCCAATATCGTGACGCTGAAAGCGATTCGGCCCGACGTTTGCGCTTTGGCCAACAACCACATCCTCGATTTCGGAAGTCGCGGTCTGCGCGACACGCTAGACGCGCTCGACGCGGCGGGCATCGGCACAGCCGGGGCGGGAACGAGCATCGACGCAGCCTGCCGCCCGCTGGTGGTGGAGTCTGCCACCGGGCTGCGGGTGGTCATCGTCTCGGTCGCTTGCACCAGCAGCGGCGTGCCGCGGGCGTGGGCCGCGCAGCATGATCGGCCGGGAGTATGGCTGTTCGGTGATCCGCCGGGCCGTAGCATTGCCGACCATGTCGCGGCGCAAGCATTGGCGCACAAGCTTCCCGGCGATATTCTGATCGTGTCCGTGCATTGGGGCCCGAACTGGGGCTACGGGATCGGGCGGAGCGAAATCCAGTTCGCGCGACGGCTCATCGACGCCGGCGTCGACATCGTGCACGGGCATTCATCGCACCATCCTCGCCCCGTCGAGATCTACCATGGCAGACCGATTTTCTATGGCTGCGGTGATGTCATCGACGACTACGAGGGCATCCCGGGATATGGGTTCTACCGTCCCGAACTGCGGCTGCTCTACTGGTTTCGGTCGAGCCCGGCGGGCAGCCGACCGGAATCCGGATGTTGCCCATGCGGATACGGCGCATGCGGCTCGAACATGCTTCCCGGGCCGATGCCGATTGGCTGGGTAAGACGCTTACTCGCATCAGCCGCCGGTTCCACACCCATATCGACCGCGGAGCGGACGACCTGCTCGAGCTGTCGAGCCTCGGCAGTTCGGTCCGTTGTTCAAATGCCACGGAATAGCCA from Nocardia tengchongensis includes:
- a CDS encoding UvrD-helicase domain-containing protein, which produces MQAEKALAAVGPLSTRARNVLSGMLAEGRRGWHLLVRDSQPLASRGADAFLIGTGGVFGLVFDDVVPETPTARGIEAHAEQLFADLPVGNHRNVFVPETIELVLVVAPHGRLRAADGLRRVTELDYRSLFGSEARLDRGVAGRIAELVAARRHGYTLLSLDRPQAQVDSGEVGLIGTEHLVEGDRVRALAKPFPTWMTFLDPDQRALVAKNYNGPARIAGPAGSGKTVVALHRMARRARRTTGKLLFTTFVRNLPRCQEQGFAQLAPGAMHRTEFKNLHSWAREFLDQRGEPSEMKLVQADNAFNLAWSRVGSRGLLAEIEPDNRYWREEIDRLIKGRGIHDFDEYAGLDRRGRNGRLVRSARNAVWDLLTEYEQIRRRRPFLDSNDLIADALIELEKNPLEELYDMVVVDEVQDMSVLGLRLVHALTGDAPNALLLVGDGQQKIYAGGWRLSDAGIPIVGRGEVLRVNYRNCEAVLALAASLEGKTRVDNLDGDAGTALSRSGGALPGGTAERWSGSDSDVEEQVRIQLDRITVQGIPLSATALLTLTNYDADRFRAALRRWQVPFRNLEDYTGADEDMIKIGTVYRAKGLDFRAVLHPFFEKALPAEPLTDAERDRAELVINQRFVAVTRAREYVWLGTVER
- a CDS encoding DUF397 domain-containing protein produces the protein MIARSDVVWFKSSRSAQQDACVEAAHLGGGGVGVRDSKLGESSPVLVFDGPTWDRFTRAVIAGRFDRP
- a CDS encoding CapA family protein, yielding MTQTSSPRQQSPVTVLLGGDVMLGRGVDQIQAHPGDPLLYEPWVDDARRYVELAEKANGPIPYPVDFEWLWGDVGPMLDQLAPEVRLINLETSITTDGVFAPAKGIHYRMNPANIVTLKAIRPDVCALANNHILDFGSRGLRDTLDALDAAGIGTAGAGTSIDAACRPLVVESATGLRVVIVSVACTSSGVPRAWAAQHDRPGVWLFGDPPGRSIADHVAAQALAHKLPGDILIVSVHWGPNWGYGIGRSEIQFARRLIDAGVDIVHGHSSHHPRPVEIYHGRPIFYGCGDVIDDYEGIPGYGFYRPELRLLYWFRSSPAGSRPESGCCPCGYGACGSNMLPGPMPIGWVRRLLASAAGSTPISTAERTTCSSCRASAVRSVVQMPRNSHTLLSW
- a CDS encoding YbhB/YbcL family Raf kinase inhibitor-like protein, with translation MARNGNCSGGDTAPIAFASGQGGIVMKVRSDSFDDNARIPGAFAYGVPDAVHHVRAGANSNPHLAWDEVPAGTRSFAVVCCDPDVPHTGSDVNIEGRTVPEELPRTDFYHLVLFDIPADVRQITAGSLQTTHGRSGPAAPHNARYGLNDFSSAGNDHYGYDGPCPPWNDQRIHHYVFTVSALDVERLPLRQAVNGKRLREAMAGHVLGQADLVGTYTLNSALSSN
- a CDS encoding aminoglycoside phosphotransferase family protein — encoded protein: MFGRRGRDPPRDANRADELTAAIATESTGPVAERLTLAAANARRILGHTDDALDIYTTLWSAGSGQVRLDAGLWAADLHMCQGRFAQALELCDQLDELADVDDREFLGDIARLRHLIYRMSFDTDSAARYLADADTHYEAAESIVGQSNIATNRAELLALTDPAAGIAAAADAIAIQRDLGALHELGKVHTALGIAYLALADLEAADRAFADACETLDRAGYRSGRARAELFRAGLHARRGDRAAAVTGARWAVSELEAANVYPALVLLARTVLALFGWSDPAVSLAAARAVTRIQPPTPDQDLDHAAQVIFAKVLGMDPATYYREAITRTDAAAGYYNHNVRIDSPSGPVNVRIPVAGADMMDLHVWPEVEILRAIEPFVTAAPRVRWESTDPTYQIQDHIEGELLDHIAPRGQAVPPFVPREVARLFGDLRLIPRALLPQSHQSDLSDDPFAFASRLSDVTRRVFRDNRDRYGRLYQDLEIPPDPFATIETGWRTLEPRPFRLLHADVHRKNMIIRDGREVVFLDWELALYGDPLYDVASHLHKMGYHSDEQACFLEQWATAEPAASTHGWESDLQTYLNHERIKSVIVDAVRYSKVLIEGSRSPDQEAALVKNLIVKLSLAHQVWGRDSNFDPTFVDSALRAGG